The following DNA comes from Bradyrhizobium sp. SK17.
GAATGCCGATCCGGCGGTGCGCGGCTCCGGCGAACCGGGCGTGCTCGTCGTCCGCGCCGCCGGCGATCTCAAGATCAACGGCAGCATCACCGACGGCTTCGCGCCGCCAGCCGCGTCGCCGGACGCGGTCGAAACGCTGATGCAGAACGCCACGGTGGGCGCCGGTGGCTACGTCGTCAAACTCAGTGGAACGACGCTCGGTACGGGGTCGGTGATTCCGGCAACGGCCAAGGTGAACATGTGGCTTGAGTACACGGCCACGGCCCCAGCGCTCGATCGCAGGATCAACGTCACGCCCAGCAGCGACCATCCGCTGCCTGTCGATGTCGTATTGTCACAACAGTTCAAGATAACCCTGAACCTGACCATCAAGCCGACGCTGAGAGGCGGGAATATCTACGGCCCGGACGGCAGCGTGCTCTACCGGGATGGCGAGCTGCTCGAGGGCACGGTGACCTGGCCGGCCGGCAGCAAGATCAGTGCCGGTGTCTATTTCGACGGTGCTGGCGCGAACCGGCTCCTTGGATCGGGAATCTTCTTCGTGCCGATGAAGCTTCCGCCCAACACCGACTTGACGCTGTTCAGAGGCTACACGTTCCGGCAAGACGTCGATCTTCCGGTTGGATTCGTGTTGCCGCAGGGAACGGTCGTCAGCATGTTGACCGGACCGGGCGATCGCCAGATCTGGGCGATCGCACCGATGCTCGCACCGGGGATGCAGTCCTGGTCGATGCGACTGGTCGGCGGCGCCGACCTTGCGAGTGCCGACGGCCGCACGTTGCAGACGGCCGACGCGCTGGCCGGTTCCGGCAACGTGGTGCTGAACGATCCCTTCAGCGTCACCATCAACAAGCCGACGACGCCAGGCGTCAGCGTCGTGCGCACCGGAACGGGCGACCTCGAGATTCTCGCTGGCGGCAATTACGACCAGCAGTCCGCATTCGGGGTCTATACCGCCGGCACCGCCATCAAGGAGACCGGGACCGCGGCCAACGATCCCTATAACCTCGATCGCGGCAGATTGCCCGATGGCACGATGCTGGGTTCGGCGAACGCCAACTATCAGGCGACGCTCGGCGCGGAGCGGATGTACTACCCCGAGCATGGCGGCGATTTCGTTCTGGTCGCGCAAGGTGATGTCAGGGGTACACTGCTGGGCCGAACTACCGCGATCGGATCCTGGCTGTGGCGCCAGGGTGGCTCGGAGATCGATCAGCGGACCGCCTGGGGCATCAATTTCGGCAGCTATACGGTCGATCAGATCCAGGATCCAAGCAGGTTGTCGTTGGGACTGTCCGCGTTCTCCGGCCTCGGCGCGCTTGGCGGCGGCAATGTGACGGTGCAAGCGGGAGGCACGGTGGGCGATGCAGGCCGTGGCGTCGTCATCGCCGTCGGCGGCAGCGGCTGTGTGATGGCCGATGGCAGCCTCGCGCAGACCGGCGGCGGTTCGCTGTCGGTGAAGGCCGGCGATATCGGCACCGGCGGCAATCAGTTCGTCAATCTGCGCGGACGCACGGATATCGCAACGGGAGACTTCGGCAGCCTGACGGCGTCGAACGTCCGTAACGACGGCGGCTCGGATCCTCGGCCGATCAATCCGTTGACGCCGTATTCGATGACGACGCTCGCGGGCGGAGACTTCGCGCCGGGCGACAGCGTGATCGACATCCGCGCGCGCGGCGATCTCGCTGTGGGAACGATTCTCGATCCCGGCCGTGTCGGTGTCACCGGCTTGACCGCCGTGGACAATGGCGGCTCCGCCGCGAGCTGGTTCTCGCTATGGACCGGGACCACCGCGCTCGACATGTTCGCGGCCGGTGGTTCGCTCTCGCCGGGCAGCGGCCCGCGTTCCTCCCACTTCCTGCCGTCGATCGTGCATGCGGTCGCCGCGAACGGAAGTATCTACGGCCTCGGCGGAGGATTCCTGCTGCCGTCATCGAGCGGCTCGTTCGAGGTTCTCGCGCAAGGATCGATCTTCGGCAACATGCAGGAGACCGGCCTTCTGACGACTCCGACGTCGGGTCTGGCGACACCGTTCAAGCCGGGCTGGGCAACCTTGACCGATGGAATGAATGTGACCAACTCCAACTATTGGGGCGACCCCAAGGCGATAACCGACCAGGTCAACGGTGCGCAGAACGTCTACACTTACGCGGACGGCGGACAGCCCTTCGTCTTCGACGCAAACACGGTGAAGGACAGGGCCGTACCGGCTCAAAGCGATCCGTCGCGCATCTATGCAGTGAACGGCGATATCACGGGCATCACCTATGGCGAGATCCTGACAAACAAACAGATCGTTGCCGGTACCACCATCAATATCGTGTCGTATCAGGCGGCCAGGCCGCTGCGGATGCTGGCGGGCGGCGACATCGTCGATACGATGGGCCTGATCCTGCACAGCGATCAAAACGACGTGTCGACCATCGCGGCGGGCGGCAGCATCATCTATGCCGGTTGGCCAGGGCTCCAACTTGCGGCGAAGCAAGGATGGGCGATCGCCGGGCCGGGCACGCTCGAAATCTCGGCGGGCAGGAACATCTATCAGGGGTCCACGGCCACGGTCGAAAGCATCGGAGCTCTCGCGGCAGGCGACAGCCGCCCTGGCGCGGGCGTCGTCATGCAGGCCGGCGTTGGCGCGGGCGAGGTTGGCGTCGGGCAGGTGGATTGGTCCGCCTTTGCCAGGCTGTATCTCGATCCGAACAATCTCGCCGGCGCCGGGCCGCTCGCTGACCAGCCCGGCAAGGTCGCCAAGACCTATGGGGACGAGCTCTACGACTGGCTTACGCAACGCTTCGGCTATGCCGGTGCCAAGGCCGATGCGCTCGGTTACTTCCTGGCGCTTCCAAGCGAGCAGCAGCGCATCTTCCTGCGGCAGGTCTACTATGCCGAATTGACCGCAGGTGGCCGCGAGTACAACGAGGTCGGTGGTCCGCGCACCGGTTCCTATCTGCGCGGCCGCGAGGCGATTGCGGCGCTGTTCCCGCATGATGGCGCCTATCGCGGCGACATCACGATCTTCACCGCGGCATCCGGCACGCCGGGCGCGGCGAACTACAAGATTCAAAGCGGCTTCGTGCACACCGATTTCGGCGGCGACATCCAGTTTCTGACCCCGGGCGGCGGCGTCACGATCGGCACCGAAGGATTGGTGCCGGGCGCCGATGCGGGCCTGATCACGCAAGGCGCGGGCAACATCCAGATCTATTCGCAGAACAGCGTGCTGATGGGCCTGTCGCGCATCATGACGACGTTCGGCGGCAACATCATGATCTGGTCGGCGGAGGGCGATATCAACGCCGGCCGCGGCGCCAAGACCACCGTGATCTATACGCCGCCGAAGCGCGCCTATGACAGCTACGGCAATGTCACGATATCGCCGGTGGTGCCGTCGAGCGGCGCTGGCATCGCAACCTTGCAACCGATCCCGGAAGTGCCGCGCGGGACGGTCGATCTGATCGCGCCGCTCGGCACCGTCGATGCGGGCGAGGCCGGCATCCGCGCGTCGAGTTTCGTCAACATCGCGGCGCTGCATATCGTCAACGCCGCCAACATCCAGGCACAAGGCGGCGTGATCGGCGTGCCGGTGGTCCAGGCGCCCAACATCGGCGCCTTGAGCGAAGCATCGAACACCGCCGGCGCCGCCGCCCAGCAGGCGGCCGCGCCGCCGCCGCGCACCAATGACCAGCCATCCGTGATCATCGTCGAAGTGCTCGGCTATGGCGGCGGTGATGGCAGCGAGGAGCCGAAGCGGCGCGGCAACGACAAGCAGAGCCAGTACGACCCGAACAGCGCGTTCCAGTTGATCGGCGACGGCCAATTGAGCGCGGAGCAGATGAAGAAGCTGACGCCGGAAGAGCGCCGTCAGGTTGCGAACTGAAGCATGATCCGGACAGGTGCTAACCGGCTCTCAGAGAGAATCGTGCTCACGTGGAGCGTGGCAGCGCGCCATCAGCCGGTCTTGTCGACGTTCCAGAACAGCGGCACCGGCGCGCGGACGATGTCCTTCAGCACCTTCCGCGTCGCCGCCGGCTGGTTGTACTGCCCGGTCGGGACGTGGGTCACCACCTCATAGGCGCGCGCCTGGATCTTGTCGGCGAGCGCCTTCTGGTCCGTCGGCGCCGCGGCGCGGGCAAAGCCGTCGCGCAGCCGCTCCAGCTCGGCATCCTCGACCCAGCCGAAGAAGCCGCCATTCTTGCCCTTGCCGTTGACGCAGGCATTGCCGATCGGATTGATCAGGTCCGCGCTGGCCCAGGTCGAATGGTAGAGCGACCAGCCGCCCTCGGCTGGCATCGATTGCTTGGCGCGCCGTGCCACCACCGATCCCCAATCCATAGCCAGCAGGTTGACGTTCATGCCGATCGAACGCAGCGCCTCGGCGGTGACCGTGCCGAGCGCGGTGATGATCGGGGCGTCGGTCGCGTGCAGGATCGTGATTGGCTCGCCCTTGTAGCCGCCCTGCTTGAGCAGCTCCCTGGCCTTCGCGGTGTCGGCCCTGGTCGACCAGCCGATCGTGCTCTCGAACGGCGTGCCGGCGATGAAGATCGCCGGCGTGATCTTGTAGTAGTCGGGGTTGCCGATCTGGGTGTCGAGCCAGTCCTTCTGGTTCACCGCGTGCAGCACGGCCTGGCGGATTTCCGGCCGGTCGAACGGCGGCACCAGCCAGTTCATCCGGCACATGCCGGAGAAGCCCAGCGTGTTGTAATCGGTCAACTCGACATTCGAGGCCCGCGCCAGTAACGGATGATGGTCGTGCGGCGGCACCTCGAAATAGTCGATCTCGTCGTTGATCAGCGCGTTGGTCGCGATCTGGAAGTCCGGCACGCTGATCCATTCGTAGCGGCCGATCTTCACGACCTTGCCGCCGCCGGTGCCGTCCGATGGCTCGTCGCGCGAGACGTAGTCAGGGTTTCTCTCGTAAGCCGCCTTCACGCCGGGCTGGAATTCCGAGATGACGAAGCGGAACGGCCCGGAGCCGACGTGGTCGGTGATGGCCTGGTCGGCGGCCGTCGCGGCAATCCGCGCCGGTACGATGAACGGCACGTTGGCGGTCGGCTTGCCGAGTGCCGCCAGCACGAAGCCGCATGGCTCCTTCAGCACCATGCGGAAGGTTCGTTCGTCGACCGGCTTCAGCTCGGCGACGAATTCGAACAGCTTCTGGCCCATCGAATCGCGTTTTGCCCAGCGTTGCAGCGAAGGGATCACGTCGGCCGAGGTCACCGCGCTGCCGTCGTGGAATTTGAGGCCGGGCCGCAGCCGGAATGTGTAAGTAAGGCCGTCGGCGGAGGCCTCCCAGGCCTCGACCATCTGCGGCTTGATCTCGAATTTCGAATTGGTCGAGAACAGCGTGCGTAGATCATGTAGCCGTGGTTGCGGGCGGTCCACGCCGTCGTCATGATCGGATCGGTGGCACGCAGCGGCGCGTGCATGACGGCCGTGATGGTCTTCGTGCTGGCCCGCGCGATGCCTGGCATCGCAAGACTTGGCACCGCAAGGCCGAGGCTCGCGCCGGCGCCAACCTGCAACAGGCGGCGGCGGTTGATCGATGGTCCCATGATGTCCCCCTGTCGCAACCGGCTCAGGCCTCGCCCGCGAGCCTGGCCGCGATCGCGCGATAGCCGCGCATCCACATATGATCGAGATCGAGATCCATCGGCAGCGGCTGCGAGGAGACGCGCGCGATCACCGTCTCGTGCGTCGGATCGATGTAGATCCATTGGCCATGGATGCCGACGGCCGCAAACGGAGTCTCGCGCCGGTCGAGCGTGTACCATTTGTTGCGGTAATTGCCGTTCGGGAACACCTTGGTCAGGTCGCCGCGCGACCACGCCTCCGCATTGCCGTTCTGCCTGATGTCGTCGACCCACCAGCCCGGCACCACCTGGCGTCCGTTGCTGATGCCGTGATTGCGCATCATCTCGCCGAATCGGGCGAGGTCACGCAGCGTCGCGCAGATGCCGCCGGCGACGCGCGCGGCACCGCGGGAATCGACCGTGATGTAGGCATCGTGCTCGGCGCCCATCGGCTGCCACAGATATTGCGTGAGGATCTTCGCGTAGGACATGCCGCAGGCGCGCTCATAGACCCAGCCGAGCACGTCGGTGTTGGTCGAGACGTAGTGGAAGGTCTCGCCGTGCGGCGCGCCGTTTGGCCGCAGGGTGCGCAGATAGTCGCGCAAATTGGTCGGCGGAATGGTTGGATCCGGCGGCTCCCAGCCGGTCGAGCGGCGGTAGTTCATCACGTCGCCGTTGCGCGACATGTAGTCCTCGTCGAACCGGATGCCGACGCTCATGTCGAGCAGATGCCGCACCGTGCAGGCGCCGCCATAGACCGATCCTTCCATCTCGGGGATGTAGCGCGTCACCGGCGCGTCGGGATCGAGCATGCCGCGATCGGCCAGGATGCCGCCAAGCGTTCCGGCGACCGACTTGCTGACGGAGAAGATGAGGTGCGGCGTGTCCGGCGTCAGGCCGTGCGCATACCATTCGAACACGACCTGTCCGCGATGCGACACCACGATGCCGTCGGTATGGCTGGCGCGCAGCGCCTGACCGACGCCGATCGTCTCGCCGCGCGGGTCGGCGAAGCCGATGTCGTCGAGATGGCGCTGTGCAAAGGACAGCGGCGCCGGCGTCTGGGCGCGTGCGATGTTTGCCGTCGGCAGCAGCTCGCGGACGTTACGAAATCCCCACTCGCTGAACGGATGCTGACGCCAGTTGGCGAGTGTGACTTGTTGGTCGGCGGCCGATGGGAAGGCAGCCATGATGCGACGCGAATTCATTCTTGATCCAGCAATGATATCGGAAGATGTCTGAAAGTTCCGCATGCGCCGCGCCGCTCGCAATCAACCGGATGGTGGAGGGGGCCGTCGGGTTACCCCGGCGTAACCGCGTCTGGCGTAGGCGCTGCGCCGGCTTGGCCCGCAATTTGCTTGACTATGCCCAGCGTCTGTCCCAGCGTGACGGGCATGCGACGCGCAGACGTTCGCCATCGGGAAACATCGGGAGGTAGGTCATGATCGCGCTTCTGGGCCGACCGGATCCGGCAACCACGCAGGCCATTCAGTTCGCGCGAGGAATTCTCGAGGGGTCTGCGACCGCGTTCTACGAGGTCGATGGCAGCCTGACGCTGAACCGCTTCGTGCTCTCCAGCAACGTCCCGCCGAGTTTCCACGACCAGTATCTCGCCGGCATGAACCGGCTCGATCCGCTGCATCCGCGCTCCGCGAGCAACCGGCCGATCGCCCGGCTGAGCGTCGCCCTCAGCCAATGCGCGACCCAGGAGGCGGCGACCTACCGTGCCTTCGCCGGCCAATGCGGCGTCGCCGACATGATCGAATTCTTCTTCCGCCGCAACGACCGGATCGTCGCCGGAATGAGCGTGCTCTGGGCGCCGGGCTGTGCGATCCCCGACGGCTCCATGCACATCGCCGAGAAGATCCACGACTATCTCGAGTTCAACCTGACCAGCCGCCTGTCGAACACCGACGAGCCGGCACGCTATGGCTTGACCTCGCGCGAGATGGAAGTCGTCGAGCTGTTGTGCTGCGGCCGGACCAACCGCGAGATCGGCGAGTGCCTGAACATCGGGCTCGCAACGGTGAAGACGCACCTGATCCACATCTTCGAGAAGCTCGGCGTCGAGACCCGCTCGGCCGTCGTGGCGATGATGTCGCGCCCGCACTAGGGCGAACGCGTCGCGCTCTAGGTGCCTTCCAGGCGTCGTCCTGGCGAAAGCCATGACCCATAGCCACCGCCGTTGATTGTGAGCGGGGTTGTGGCTCCAGCGTCGCACAGCAATTGCTATTTGGGGTGATGGGTCCTGGCTTTCGCCAGGACGACACCGAGTGTGTGGCGCGGCCTCTAAGTCACAGGTCCCATACTCTCGCGACATGATTTGTCCGCTTGATCCACCTTACGGTGGATTGCTGCTGCCGCCCGCGCAAGCCGAGAGTTCCGCGAGGACCGGTGTCGTTTTCGACAATGTTGGCGAGCGGCTGCCGCTCACAACATCTGAGGAAGCGAGATGCGTGATTTCATGGTCATCGGCCGTTCGGTGGCGGTTGCGGAACGTGGCATGGCGGCGACCTCGCACCCGCAGGCGACGCTCGCCGCGGTCGAGATGCTGAAAGCCGGTGGCAATGCCGTCGATGCCGCGGTGGCGGCGGTCGCGGTGCAGGGCGTGGTCGAGCCGCAGATGACCGGGATCGGCGGCGACTGCTTCGCGCTGTATTCGCCGAAGGCCGGCGCACCGATCGCGCTGAACGGCTCCGGCCGCACGCCTGCCGGCACCGATGCCGGGAAATTCTCCGCAAGCGACGCCCGCGACATTCCGCCGACCGCGCCCGAGGCGGTGACCGTGCCGGGCGCGATCGATGCGTGGTGCAGGCTGGTCGCCGATCACGGCAGCAAGTCGCTGGAGGAGATCTTCCGGCCGGCGATCTCGGCCGCCGAGCAGGGCTTCTGTGTCACGCCGCGGGTCGCCGAGGACTGGCGCCGCTTCCGGGCGCGGATCGAGATCGACGGCAATGCGGCCGCGCAGTTCCTTCCCGGCGGAAAGACGCCCGACGTTGGCGATGTTCGCTCGCAACCTGCGCTCGGCCGTACCTTGCGCCGGATCGCGCAACACGGGCGCGAGGCGTTCTATGTGGGCGAGGCCGCCGACGAGATGGTCGGCATCCTGCGCGGCCTCGGCGGGGCGCACAGCAGCGAGGATTTCGCCGCGCAGACCTCCGACTACGTGCAGCCGATCTCAGCGCATTACCATGACCACGACGTGGTGGAGTGCCCGCCGAACGGGCAGGGCCTGGCCGCGCTGATGATCCTGCGCACGCTCGCAGGCTTCGACGTCGGCGCGCTCGCACAGGCCGATCGCATCCATCTGCTGGCTGAGGCGACCAAGGCCGCCTACCGCGCGCGCGACGCCTTTTTCTGCGATCCCGCCACCGGCGCCGTCGATCCTGCCGCTTTCCTTGCCGATGGCTACATCGGAAGGATCCGCAGCAAGATCGACATGAACAGCGCCTCGGCGCCCGCCATCTGGGATGACATCGAGCACCGCGACACCGTCTATGTCACGGTGGTCGACCGCGACCTCAATGCGGTGTCGCTGATCAACTCGCTGTTCTATCCGTTCGGCAGCGGCATCTATGCGCCGAAATCGGGCATCCTGTTGCACAACCGCGGCTGGAGCTTCCGTGCCAGGCCTGGACACCCGAATTCGCTCGGGCCGCGCAAGCGGCCGATGCACACCATCATCCCCGGGCTGCTGCGCAAGGATGGCAAGACTGTGATGTCGTTCGGGGTGATGGGTGGGCACTATCAGGCTGCGGGACACGCTAACCTGCTGTCGAACATCTTCGACATGAAGATGGATATCCAGGCGGCGGCGGAAGCGCCGCGCTCCTTTGCCTTCGATGGCGTGCTGTCGCTGGAGACGACGATTTCGCCCGATGTGCGCGACGACCTTCGCGCCCGCGGCCATGATGCGCGCTTCTCGGAGGAGCCGATCGGCGGCTGCCAGGCAATCCGCATCGACCATGCGCGCGGTGTCCTGTTCGGCGCCTCCGACCACCGCAAGGACGGGCTGGCGCTGGGATTCTAACGCGCGACGGAGAATTCGGATTAATAGAATAGTATCACCGATTTGCCAGACGTGTCAAGTCGCGTACCGGGTGCCGGCACGCCGCCGGCTGCTTTGCATGGGGTTGTTTTCGATATTTTGGAAGTGCGCCCCTGCGGGGGCAGGCAATACGCAATAGTCCTGCGTTTGCAGGGAGGCGGCGGGAGCATCCACCGGATGGTGGATTGTTCCCGATGCCGACATGCCGAACCTTTGGCGTCACGCTGGCGTCGTGCGCGGTTCGGCGTTGTGCACCGCACGGCGAAAGGCTGATCGCTCCAGGTATTTCCAATCGAGAAGTTGATCCGCATGAGCAGGACATTCGCCGACACGGTCTTCCGCAACGGCCGGATCTACACCTCGAACCGTGGCCAGGCCTGGGCGACATGCGCGGCGGTCAAGAGCGGCCGGTTCATCGCCGTGGGCGAGGAGCGTGACGTCGCGTCGCTGATCGGCGAGGCGACGGCGACCGTCGATCTCGGCGGCCGGATGGCGATGCCGGGGATCGTCGACATCCACAATCACATCATGATGGGCGGGCAGGCCGATCTCTACGAACTGCGCTTCTCCAACGCCGACAGCATTCCAAGGATCGCCGAGACCCTGCACAAGGCGGCCTCGGCGGCCGCACCGGGCGCCTGGATCGTCGGCGGCCAGTTCGGCAACAATCTGCTGAACGAGATGAACACCGCGGAGTCCTGCGCGCTGCTCGATGCGGCATGCCTTGGTCATCCGGTCGTGTTGCGCGACGACACCTATCACAACCGCTGGGCAAGCTCGGCGGCGCTGCGGCTTGCCGGCGTGCAGGCCGATTCCGACGACCCGACCGACGGCGAGATCGGCCGCGACCTCAAGACCGGGACGCTGACCGGGATCATGATCGAGGCCGCCTCGGGGCTGGTGGAGCGGGCGCTGGCGGCGTCCGGTCACTACACAGCGGAGATGGACCGCGCCGCGGTGGCGCGCTCGATCTCGGTGCTGAACACCTACGGTGTCACCGCCTTCATCGATGCTGCCAGCATGCAGCCAATCATGGCCGCGCTGAAGGGGCTCGACGATCGGGGCGAGCTCACCGCCTGGGCGGTCTGTGCGATGCCGGTGGTCGAACCGGGCTTCATGTTCGGCAAGGCCGGCGAGGAGCTGTTTGCGCTGCGCGAGCAGTATCGCGGCGCCCATGTGAAGCCTGATTATGTCAAGGTATTCCTCGACGGCGTGCCGGGTGCCAAGACCGCCGCCTTCCACGAGCCCTACGTGGCCGATCCGGTTCGTGGCTGCTGCTTCCGCGGCGCGACCATGCTGACGGTGCCAGACCTGATCCGCTGGCTCGGACGATGCGAGAAGCTCGGCCTTGCCGCCAAGATCCATTGCGCTGGCGATGCCGCGGTGACGCAGGCACTCGATGCCATCGACGTGGTGCGCAGCTTCAACGGGGCGACCGATCTGGTGCACCAGATCGCGCATGCGAGCTACATCGCGCCCGACGACATCAATCGCTTCGCCGAGCTCGGCGTTGCCGCCGATCTGTCGCCGATCATCTGGTATCCGACCATCTTCCTCGAGGCGCACAAGGCCGCGATGGGCGAGGAGCGCGCGCAGCGCTTCTGGCCGAACAAGGACCTCAAGGAGGCCGGCGCGTTGATGGCGGGCGGTTCGGACTGGCCTGTCATCCCGATCCCCGATCCCTGGCAGGGCATCGAGGGCATGGTGACACGGCAAAACCCGACGGGGGACTTTCCCGGCAAGTCGCTGTGGGCGGAGCAGGCGCTCGATCTCGCC
Coding sequences within:
- a CDS encoding ABC transporter substrate-binding protein → MDRPQPRLHDLRTLFSTNSKFEIKPQMVEAWEASADGLTYTFRLRPGLKFHDGSAVTSADVIPSLQRWAKRDSMGQKLFEFVAELKPVDERTFRMVLKEPCGFVLAALGKPTANVPFIVPARIAATAADQAITDHVGSGPFRFVISEFQPGVKAAYERNPDYVSRDEPSDGTGGGKVVKIGRYEWISVPDFQIATNALINDEIDYFEVPPHDHHPLLARASNVELTDYNTLGFSGMCRMNWLVPPFDRPEIRQAVLHAVNQKDWLDTQIGNPDYYKITPAIFIAGTPFESTIGWSTRADTAKARELLKQGGYKGEPITILHATDAPIITALGTVTAEALRSIGMNVNLLAMDWGSVVARRAKQSMPAEGGWSLYHSTWASADLINPIGNACVNGKGKNGGFFGWVEDAELERLRDGFARAAAPTDQKALADKIQARAYEVVTHVPTGQYNQPAATRKVLKDIVRAPVPLFWNVDKTG
- a CDS encoding serine hydrolase, coding for MNSRRIMAAFPSAADQQVTLANWRQHPFSEWGFRNVRELLPTANIARAQTPAPLSFAQRHLDDIGFADPRGETIGVGQALRASHTDGIVVSHRGQVVFEWYAHGLTPDTPHLIFSVSKSVAGTLGGILADRGMLDPDAPVTRYIPEMEGSVYGGACTVRHLLDMSVGIRFDEDYMSRNGDVMNYRRSTGWEPPDPTIPPTNLRDYLRTLRPNGAPHGETFHYVSTNTDVLGWVYERACGMSYAKILTQYLWQPMGAEHDAYITVDSRGAARVAGGICATLRDLARFGEMMRNHGISNGRQVVPGWWVDDIRQNGNAEAWSRGDLTKVFPNGNYRNKWYTLDRRETPFAAVGIHGQWIYIDPTHETVIARVSSQPLPMDLDLDHMWMRGYRAIAARLAGEA
- a CDS encoding LuxR C-terminal-related transcriptional regulator produces the protein MIALLGRPDPATTQAIQFARGILEGSATAFYEVDGSLTLNRFVLSSNVPPSFHDQYLAGMNRLDPLHPRSASNRPIARLSVALSQCATQEAATYRAFAGQCGVADMIEFFFRRNDRIVAGMSVLWAPGCAIPDGSMHIAEKIHDYLEFNLTSRLSNTDEPARYGLTSREMEVVELLCCGRTNREIGECLNIGLATVKTHLIHIFEKLGVETRSAVVAMMSRPH
- a CDS encoding gamma-glutamyltransferase family protein, with product MRDFMVIGRSVAVAERGMAATSHPQATLAAVEMLKAGGNAVDAAVAAVAVQGVVEPQMTGIGGDCFALYSPKAGAPIALNGSGRTPAGTDAGKFSASDARDIPPTAPEAVTVPGAIDAWCRLVADHGSKSLEEIFRPAISAAEQGFCVTPRVAEDWRRFRARIEIDGNAAAQFLPGGKTPDVGDVRSQPALGRTLRRIAQHGREAFYVGEAADEMVGILRGLGGAHSSEDFAAQTSDYVQPISAHYHDHDVVECPPNGQGLAALMILRTLAGFDVGALAQADRIHLLAEATKAAYRARDAFFCDPATGAVDPAAFLADGYIGRIRSKIDMNSASAPAIWDDIEHRDTVYVTVVDRDLNAVSLINSLFYPFGSGIYAPKSGILLHNRGWSFRARPGHPNSLGPRKRPMHTIIPGLLRKDGKTVMSFGVMGGHYQAAGHANLLSNIFDMKMDIQAAAEAPRSFAFDGVLSLETTISPDVRDDLRARGHDARFSEEPIGGCQAIRIDHARGVLFGASDHRKDGLALGF
- a CDS encoding amidohydrolase, with the protein product MSRTFADTVFRNGRIYTSNRGQAWATCAAVKSGRFIAVGEERDVASLIGEATATVDLGGRMAMPGIVDIHNHIMMGGQADLYELRFSNADSIPRIAETLHKAASAAAPGAWIVGGQFGNNLLNEMNTAESCALLDAACLGHPVVLRDDTYHNRWASSAALRLAGVQADSDDPTDGEIGRDLKTGTLTGIMIEAASGLVERALAASGHYTAEMDRAAVARSISVLNTYGVTAFIDAASMQPIMAALKGLDDRGELTAWAVCAMPVVEPGFMFGKAGEELFALREQYRGAHVKPDYVKVFLDGVPGAKTAAFHEPYVADPVRGCCFRGATMLTVPDLIRWLGRCEKLGLAAKIHCAGDAAVTQALDAIDVVRSFNGATDLVHQIAHASYIAPDDINRFAELGVAADLSPIIWYPTIFLEAHKAAMGEERAQRFWPNKDLKEAGALMAGGSDWPVIPIPDPWQGIEGMVTRQNPTGDFPGKSLWAEQALDLATVIDIYTIDAARAAGLGQSIGSIEVGKSADLIVLDQMIFDIPSDQLADTRVEMTFFEGRKVYERGK